The following coding sequences are from one Nonlabens arenilitoris window:
- a CDS encoding fasciclin domain-containing protein, producing the protein MKKLITNFKVLMLAALTIGAVSCTDDDDNGGILDNNNSAYDLTVDNADFTILNAALLRTGLDATLDQAGGTFTVFAPTDTAFQTFLSANGFATIDDVPVLVLRNTLRNHVLGTVARSTDLTDGYVKTSATNNDGDALDLYIDLTAGVVLNGVAEVTMPDVTVDNGVVHVVDEVIALPTVVTLAAANPSFSNLVTAVDQEGLVPTLSDDTATFTVFAPTNDAFQALIDESTTDGLNDIADVLALSNLTDVLTYHVVSGAAVRAENIVDGANVDPIGPGTFSITGTVITDAQTRDTNIIVTNVTAINGVVHAIDNVLLP; encoded by the coding sequence ATGAAAAAGTTAATAACCAATTTTAAGGTATTGATGCTTGCGGCACTTACCATAGGTGCAGTATCTTGTACAGATGACGATGATAATGGAGGAATATTGGATAACAATAATTCTGCTTACGACTTAACAGTAGATAATGCTGATTTTACTATTCTAAATGCAGCCTTATTAAGAACCGGATTAGACGCTACACTAGATCAAGCAGGTGGGACATTTACTGTATTTGCACCGACAGACACAGCTTTTCAAACATTTTTATCAGCAAACGGATTTGCTACTATAGATGATGTGCCAGTTTTAGTTTTAAGAAACACATTGCGCAACCACGTGCTAGGAACTGTGGCGCGATCAACAGACCTTACTGATGGGTATGTAAAGACCAGTGCAACAAACAATGATGGTGACGCATTAGATTTATACATTGACCTTACAGCAGGTGTTGTTTTAAATGGTGTTGCAGAAGTAACTATGCCAGACGTAACGGTAGATAACGGTGTAGTACATGTAGTTGATGAAGTAATCGCATTGCCTACAGTAGTGACTCTGGCCGCTGCAAACCCAAGTTTTTCAAATCTAGTTACCGCAGTGGATCAAGAAGGATTAGTACCTACGTTAAGTGATGACACGGCAACATTTACTGTGTTTGCTCCTACTAATGATGCTTTTCAAGCCTTAATTGATGAAAGCACAACAGACGGATTAAATGATATAGCAGACGTTCTAGCATTATCTAATTTAACTGACGTACTTACTTACCATGTAGTGAGCGGTGCAGCGGTAAGAGCAGAAAATATCGTAGACGGTGCAAATGTGGATCCTATAGGACCTGGAACTTTTTCTATCACAGGAACAGTAATTACAGATGCACAAACAAGAGACACAAATATTATTGTAACTAACGTTACAGCAATTAATGGAGTAGTACACGCTATAGACAACGTGTTGCTACCATAA
- the mnmA gene encoding tRNA 2-thiouridine(34) synthase MnmA, with the protein MAKVVVGLSGGVDSSVAAYLLKEQGHEVIGLFMKNWHDDTVTISDECPWLEDSNDAMLVADKLGIPFQTVDLSEQYKERIVDYMFDEYARGRTPNPDVLCNREIKFDVFMDIALELGADYVATGHYCQKTTTTVDGKEIHHLIGGADLNKDQSYFLCQVSQEQLARTLFPIGHLQKPEVRKIAAAQDLITAGKKDSQGLCFIGKVRLPDFLQQQLKPKTGDIVEIPAEVSMDKAAVVEDEDAMITLSRKRHYQPHEGKKLGTHQGAHYFTRGQRKGLAVGGTPQPLFVIETDVKNNTVYVGQGKQHPGLYRRGLFIDKSELHWIREDLALQPGQTTDVMARIRYRQTLEKAVLNVVSDGAYLIFDAPQSAISPGQFAAWYQDNECLGSGVIS; encoded by the coding sequence ATGGCAAAAGTAGTAGTAGGACTTTCAGGTGGAGTAGATTCTAGCGTTGCGGCATATCTTTTAAAAGAGCAAGGTCACGAGGTAATAGGTCTATTTATGAAAAACTGGCATGATGATACCGTTACCATTAGTGATGAGTGTCCATGGCTAGAGGATTCAAATGATGCGATGTTAGTCGCAGATAAGCTAGGGATACCGTTTCAAACTGTAGATTTAAGTGAGCAGTATAAGGAGCGTATCGTTGATTATATGTTTGATGAGTATGCTCGTGGCCGCACGCCCAATCCAGATGTTTTATGTAATCGTGAGATTAAATTTGATGTTTTTATGGATATCGCTTTAGAATTAGGGGCAGATTATGTCGCTACTGGACACTACTGTCAAAAGACAACCACCACAGTTGATGGTAAAGAGATTCATCATCTTATTGGTGGAGCAGATCTTAATAAAGATCAAAGCTATTTTTTATGTCAGGTATCACAAGAGCAGTTAGCTCGTACATTATTCCCTATAGGTCATCTTCAAAAACCTGAAGTACGTAAAATCGCAGCAGCACAGGACTTAATTACTGCAGGCAAGAAAGATTCTCAAGGTTTATGCTTTATTGGTAAAGTACGTCTGCCAGACTTTTTACAGCAACAGTTGAAACCCAAAACCGGTGACATTGTAGAAATTCCAGCCGAAGTAAGTATGGATAAAGCTGCAGTTGTAGAAGATGAGGATGCTATGATTACGCTTTCGCGTAAGCGACATTATCAACCACATGAAGGAAAAAAACTGGGCACACATCAAGGAGCGCATTACTTTACACGTGGGCAGCGCAAAGGTCTCGCGGTAGGTGGTACGCCACAACCACTTTTTGTTATAGAGACAGATGTAAAGAATAACACGGTTTATGTAGGCCAGGGAAAACAGCATCCAGGACTTTACCGTCGTGGACTTTTCATAGATAAAAGCGAGCTGCACTGGATACGTGAAGATCTGGCACTTCAACCAGGACAGACCACGGATGTTATGGCTAGAATACGTTATAGACAGACTTTAGAAAAGGCTGTTTTAAATGTAGTAAGTGATGGCGCTTATTTGATTTTTGATGCACCACAAAGTGCTATTTCACCAGGACAGTTTGCGGCATGGTATCAGGACAATGAATGTTTAGGTTCTGGTGTAATTTCTTAA
- a CDS encoding S8 family serine peptidase encodes MRIVLCIVFYLAFGKAYAQELHAWIYFTDKPNVTASIASPQSILTQKAIQRKARHGIAIDDRDVPVNQNYVTQIQSQPGITYKTQSKWFNCVHVTGLETDINALFALSFVSSIDFADPTKMTQINHHNKFAQTTIPPLTYGNALNQIDMIGLNDLHDLGNTGSGVTIAVTDSGFPNVDTNPAFQQLRNNNGVAGGYDFVAGDNSYYGDHFHGARVLSIMAAHEAGNFEGSAPDAQYYLFRTEDVATETPVELSYWVAAAERADSLGVDVINVSLGYLSFDNPAESLSYTDLDGQTAFISRGANVAFEKGLFVVVSAGNSGTSTSHPYISAPADAAGAFSIGSVTATEQLSNFSSTGPTFDNRLKPNVVAQGSGTALITENGALVSGSGTSYSAPLISGAVACLIQAYPNLTPLQLKNAIEQSADNFMTPNNQFGYGIPDFGAVFQTLSITQFKDVELNYYINNSKQLVVDLPQDYTEVQARLYNLMGQCVWTGMLENEKPLELNSFNSGIYIFQIEELNRSINVAF; translated from the coding sequence ATGAGAATTGTTTTGTGTATCGTTTTTTATCTCGCTTTCGGGAAAGCGTATGCACAAGAACTACATGCATGGATCTATTTTACAGATAAGCCTAATGTCACTGCTAGCATAGCGTCGCCACAAAGTATACTTACTCAAAAAGCAATACAACGCAAGGCTAGACATGGAATCGCTATTGATGATCGAGACGTGCCTGTCAATCAAAACTATGTCACTCAAATTCAATCGCAGCCAGGTATCACTTATAAAACACAGTCTAAGTGGTTTAATTGTGTGCATGTTACGGGCTTAGAAACAGATATTAATGCATTGTTCGCATTATCATTTGTGTCTAGCATTGATTTTGCAGATCCTACTAAAATGACCCAAATCAATCACCACAATAAATTTGCCCAGACGACCATTCCACCGCTCACTTATGGAAATGCATTGAACCAAATTGATATGATAGGTTTAAATGATTTACATGATTTAGGCAACACAGGCTCTGGTGTTACCATCGCAGTAACCGATAGCGGTTTTCCTAATGTAGATACTAATCCAGCGTTTCAACAATTGCGTAATAATAATGGTGTCGCTGGTGGATACGACTTTGTAGCAGGCGATAACAGTTATTATGGTGATCATTTTCACGGTGCACGAGTGTTGAGTATTATGGCAGCACATGAGGCTGGTAATTTTGAAGGAAGCGCGCCCGATGCGCAATATTATTTATTTAGAACCGAAGACGTTGCTACAGAAACGCCAGTAGAATTAAGCTATTGGGTTGCCGCAGCAGAACGTGCAGATTCATTAGGTGTTGATGTGATCAACGTATCGCTAGGCTATTTGAGTTTTGATAATCCTGCAGAAAGTTTGAGTTATACAGATTTGGACGGACAAACGGCTTTTATATCACGTGGTGCAAACGTAGCATTTGAAAAAGGATTATTTGTTGTGGTAAGTGCCGGTAATTCCGGAACCTCGACTTCGCATCCATACATCAGTGCACCGGCAGACGCTGCTGGAGCCTTTAGTATCGGATCTGTAACAGCGACGGAACAGTTATCAAATTTCTCGAGTACGGGACCAACATTTGACAATCGATTAAAACCTAATGTAGTAGCACAAGGAAGCGGTACGGCACTAATTACTGAGAATGGAGCTTTAGTTTCTGGTAGTGGTACCTCTTATAGTGCTCCTTTGATTAGTGGTGCTGTTGCCTGTTTAATACAAGCATATCCCAATTTAACTCCTTTACAACTTAAAAACGCTATAGAGCAAAGTGCAGATAATTTTATGACTCCAAATAATCAATTTGGATATGGGATTCCTGATTTTGGTGCGGTATTTCAAACTTTGAGTATAACGCAGTTTAAAGATGTAGAATTGAATTACTACATTAATAATAGTAAACAGTTGGTGGTTGATTTACCACAAGACTATACAGAGGTACAAGCTAGGCTTTACAACCTTATGGGACAGTGCGTTTGGACTGGTATGCTCGAGAATGAAAAGCCACTTGAGTTGAATTCTTTTAATTCTGGTATTTATATATTTCAAATTGAAGAGTTGAATAGATCAATAAATGTTGCCTTTTAA
- a CDS encoding NAD(P)H-dependent flavin oxidoreductase, with protein MENRITSLFGVKYPIIQGGMIWASGYKLASAVSNAGGLGLIGAGSMYPDVLREHIQKVKKATDQPYGVNVPLLYTDLEEILQIIIEEKVPIVFTSAGNPKTYTQRLKDAGITVVHVVSSVKFALKCQDAGVDAVVAEGFEAGGHNGREETTTLTLIPMVKAALKIPLIAAGGIATGRGMLAAMTLGAEAVQVGSRFVATHEASSHLAFKQAVVDAKEGDTHLTLKELAPVRLLRNKFWGDVQELYKTAPSPEELKTLLGRARAKKGMFEGDLNEGELEIGQISGLINDILPAAQVVENMVSEYEEARKEMMKMSLHG; from the coding sequence ATGGAAAATAGAATTACTTCTTTATTCGGTGTTAAATATCCCATTATTCAAGGTGGTATGATATGGGCTAGTGGTTATAAGCTAGCTAGTGCAGTATCTAATGCTGGAGGATTAGGGCTTATAGGTGCTGGTTCTATGTATCCTGATGTTTTAAGAGAACATATTCAAAAAGTTAAAAAAGCCACAGATCAACCTTATGGTGTTAACGTACCGTTGCTGTATACCGATCTAGAAGAAATTCTTCAAATCATTATAGAAGAAAAAGTACCAATTGTTTTTACCAGTGCAGGTAACCCTAAAACTTATACTCAAAGGTTGAAGGACGCAGGAATCACTGTGGTACATGTAGTAAGTTCTGTGAAATTTGCTTTAAAATGTCAAGATGCTGGAGTAGATGCTGTGGTAGCAGAAGGATTTGAAGCCGGTGGTCACAATGGAAGAGAAGAGACCACAACGCTTACTTTAATACCTATGGTAAAAGCAGCTTTGAAAATACCATTAATCGCTGCTGGCGGTATTGCAACAGGTAGAGGTATGCTCGCTGCCATGACGCTAGGAGCTGAAGCTGTTCAGGTAGGAAGCCGTTTTGTAGCCACTCATGAAGCTAGTAGCCACCTCGCTTTTAAACAGGCTGTGGTTGATGCAAAGGAAGGTGATACACATTTGACACTTAAAGAGTTAGCGCCAGTACGTTTACTGCGCAATAAATTTTGGGGAGATGTACAAGAGCTTTACAAAACAGCACCATCACCTGAAGAATTAAAAACCTTACTGGGTCGAGCGAGAGCTAAGAAAGGAATGTTTGAAGGTGATTTGAATGAAGGTGAACTAGAAATAGGTCAAATATCGGGATTGATTAATGATATTTTACCGGCGGCACAAGTCGTTGAAAATATGGTGTCTGAATATGAGGAAGCTAGAAAAGAAATGATGAAGATGTCACTACATGGCTAG
- the trhA gene encoding PAQR family membrane homeostasis protein TrhA produces MARAQSPLEEKWNVITHGFGLILALIGAVLLFLKIEDSNQAYTYPAIGIYTFSQILLYFSSTYYHWVEVGSRKDVLRKMDHIAIYGSIAGTYTPMCLLLLQDSNGWMILYAVWGIAIFGLIWKLFFTGKYEAFSSILYLVMGWLIILDLESVQSLFTDSMIFWLIAGGVFFTVGIVFYAWNKLYFNHVIWHLFVLGGSISHFLMVLEVVNV; encoded by the coding sequence ATGGCTAGAGCACAATCACCGCTAGAGGAAAAGTGGAACGTCATTACACATGGCTTTGGTTTAATTTTAGCATTAATTGGTGCGGTATTATTGTTTTTAAAAATTGAAGACAGTAATCAAGCTTATACATATCCAGCTATAGGGATTTATACGTTTTCACAGATTCTTCTTTACTTTTCATCAACTTACTATCATTGGGTTGAAGTAGGTTCAAGAAAAGATGTACTGCGCAAGATGGATCATATCGCTATTTACGGATCTATTGCAGGAACTTATACACCTATGTGTTTATTATTATTACAAGATAGTAATGGCTGGATGATTTTATATGCTGTGTGGGGAATTGCAATTTTTGGACTTATATGGAAGCTGTTCTTTACAGGTAAATATGAGGCATTTTCTAGCATTCTATACTTAGTGATGGGCTGGTTGATTATTTTAGATTTAGAAAGTGTACAGTCCTTATTTACAGATTCAATGATTTTTTGGTTAATCGCAGGTGGCGTCTTTTTTACCGTAGGAATCGTCTTTTATGCTTGGAATAAACTCTATTTCAATCATGTTATCTGGCACCTATTTGTGTTAGGTGGAAGCATCAGTCATTTTTTGATGGTGCTTGAGGTGGTTAACGTTTAA
- a CDS encoding ZIP family metal transporter, whose product MNFLLPFIAVLLGAGAAMLFKSPAANRMKLLLAFSGAFLLSSVASEFLPEIYEDGDSTMGIYLIAGVFIQIILEFFSKGAEHGHLHVSKEIQQFPYLLFSSLCLHAFLEGMPLQGHGGMVYGISIHKIPIAFIFASFLLNSTMSRWKSIAILLLFAVMSPLGSLLASEMSFFDAYMTPIKAIVAGIVLHVSTTLILESSEAHKFNLAKILVMLTGAVLGFLV is encoded by the coding sequence TTGAATTTTTTACTTCCATTTATCGCTGTATTACTAGGAGCTGGAGCAGCAATGTTGTTCAAATCACCTGCTGCAAATAGAATGAAATTATTGCTTGCATTTTCTGGGGCATTTTTATTAAGTAGCGTCGCTTCAGAATTTTTACCTGAAATTTATGAAGATGGCGATAGCACGATGGGAATATATCTTATCGCTGGAGTTTTTATACAGATTATACTAGAATTCTTTTCAAAAGGTGCAGAACATGGCCACCTACACGTAAGTAAAGAGATTCAACAGTTTCCTTATCTACTTTTTAGTAGTTTATGCTTGCATGCATTCCTAGAAGGTATGCCGTTGCAAGGTCATGGTGGTATGGTATATGGTATTTCTATTCATAAAATACCTATAGCTTTTATTTTTGCTAGTTTTTTATTGAACAGCACCATGTCGCGATGGAAGTCTATTGCTATATTATTATTATTTGCAGTCATGTCACCACTAGGTAGTTTACTAGCTAGTGAGATGAGCTTTTTTGATGCTTATATGACACCTATCAAAGCTATTGTTGCAGGTATTGTACTGCATGTATCCACTACTCTTATTCTAGAATCGAGTGAAGCGCACAAATTTAACCTTGCTAAGATTTTAGTAATGTTAACGGGTGCTGTGTTAGGTTTTTTGGTTTAA
- a CDS encoding SAM-dependent methyltransferase: protein MSTASQTDQWYASWFDTPYYHILYRDRDYQEAGAFMRRLTDSLNLTKSSHIMDLACGRGRHSMYLNRLGYRVTGVDLSPSSIAFAKAQLRDNTTSTSDVENDKSLLPIDASRINFEVHNMTVPYDGQFDAVFNLFTSFGYFDDVADNVNTIKAIYSNLKPGGYGVIDFMNAPFVIKNLVAYNEKIEDGITFKQWRRYEKGHIYKDIKFTDQERNYHFTERVSALELADFTNYFKKAGLELIEVYGDYHLNNYDAATSERLIMVVRK from the coding sequence ATGAGCACTGCATCCCAAACAGATCAATGGTACGCGAGTTGGTTTGACACTCCATATTATCATATTCTTTATCGAGATAGAGATTATCAAGAAGCTGGCGCATTTATGCGTCGCCTTACAGACAGCCTTAACTTAACTAAGTCTTCTCATATCATGGACTTAGCCTGTGGTCGTGGTAGACACAGTATGTATTTGAATCGTCTAGGATATCGTGTAACTGGTGTTGATTTAAGTCCATCTAGTATTGCATTTGCAAAAGCACAATTGAGAGACAATACGACTTCTACCTCAGATGTAGAAAATGATAAATCGCTCTTACCAATCGATGCAAGTCGTATTAATTTTGAGGTACATAATATGACAGTACCCTATGATGGTCAATTTGACGCGGTATTTAATCTCTTTACTAGTTTTGGTTATTTTGATGATGTGGCAGATAATGTAAATACTATTAAAGCTATTTATTCAAATTTAAAGCCTGGTGGATATGGAGTTATCGATTTTATGAATGCTCCATTTGTCATTAAAAATCTAGTTGCCTATAATGAGAAAATTGAGGATGGCATTACCTTTAAACAATGGCGTCGTTATGAAAAAGGTCATATCTATAAGGATATTAAATTTACAGATCAAGAACGTAATTATCATTTTACAGAACGTGTGAGCGCCCTAGAATTAGCAGATTTTACGAATTATTTTAAAAAAGCAGGATTAGAATTAATAGAGGTTTATGGAGATTATCATTTAAACAATTATGATGCTGCAACTAGTGAGCGACTAATTATGGTTGTCAGAAAGTAA
- a CDS encoding THUMP domain-containing class I SAM-dependent RNA methyltransferase, which produces MSQSFKMIAKTLFGLEEVLEKELRQLGATHIEKGVRMVSFEGDLGFMYKANMMLRTAIRILVPIHSFRARNEVDLYDGIYQMDWSKYLTAHDTLAVHGTVASQYFNHSQYVALKTKDAIVDQIRNNTGRRPDVDTKHPDLRVSVHINDQKVDVSIDSSGEPLFKRGYRQETNIAPINEVLAAGLILLSDWDQRSQFIDPMCGSGTIAIEAAMIAANIAPNLNRPEFGFEKWPNYDNALFEMIQESCLKKMREFEGPIIARDADGYTLEKAKENVKNANLQDFIKLEKGDFFRDHQSAQAFLMFNPPYDERIEIDTDAFYKSIGDTLKQRYTGSTAWMITGNLEALKSVGLRPSRKIKVYNGKLEARFVKYEMYRGTKKLHKLVDGDSK; this is translated from the coding sequence ATGTCCCAAAGTTTTAAGATGATTGCCAAAACGCTTTTTGGCCTAGAAGAAGTCCTTGAAAAAGAGCTCCGCCAGTTAGGTGCAACACATATAGAGAAAGGTGTGCGCATGGTGAGTTTTGAAGGCGATCTGGGTTTTATGTACAAGGCAAATATGATGTTGCGCACAGCAATACGTATTCTAGTACCTATACATTCTTTTAGAGCGCGCAATGAAGTAGACCTCTATGATGGTATTTATCAAATGGATTGGTCTAAGTATCTGACTGCACACGATACACTTGCCGTACACGGTACGGTAGCGTCACAATACTTTAATCATAGTCAGTATGTCGCTTTAAAAACTAAAGATGCAATTGTAGATCAAATACGTAATAACACAGGTAGACGTCCAGATGTGGATACTAAACATCCAGACTTAAGAGTGTCTGTGCATATCAATGATCAAAAAGTAGACGTTTCTATTGACTCTAGTGGTGAGCCGCTATTTAAACGTGGTTATCGTCAAGAGACTAACATAGCACCTATAAATGAGGTGCTTGCAGCAGGATTAATTTTACTAAGTGATTGGGATCAACGATCTCAATTTATAGATCCCATGTGTGGTAGTGGAACGATTGCTATAGAGGCCGCAATGATAGCAGCAAACATCGCACCTAATTTGAACCGACCAGAATTTGGCTTTGAAAAATGGCCCAATTATGATAATGCACTTTTTGAAATGATTCAAGAAAGCTGTCTAAAGAAAATGCGTGAGTTTGAAGGTCCTATCATCGCACGTGATGCTGATGGATACACACTGGAAAAAGCAAAAGAAAACGTAAAAAATGCTAATCTTCAAGACTTTATAAAACTAGAAAAAGGTGATTTCTTTAGAGATCATCAAAGTGCACAAGCCTTTTTAATGTTTAATCCACCATATGATGAACGTATAGAGATCGATACCGATGCATTTTATAAATCAATAGGTGATACTTTAAAACAGCGTTATACCGGTTCTACAGCATGGATGATAACCGGTAATCTCGAGGCATTAAAATCAGTGGGATTACGTCCATCTCGCAAGATTAAAGTATATAATGGTAAACTAGAAGCACGGTTTGTAAAATATGAAATGTATCGCGGTACAAAGAAACTCCATAAATTAGTTGATGGAGACTCTAAGTAA
- a CDS encoding CAL67264 family membrane protein has translation MNKNGVLGWATLIMIIIGLGLIALGAFRYNQVAGYGFAAVGVGFFAIAWVFNALKGRV, from the coding sequence ATGAATAAAAATGGCGTTTTAGGCTGGGCAACTTTAATCATGATTATCATAGGACTAGGACTTATAGCACTGGGCGCATTTAGATACAATCAGGTAGCTGGCTATGGATTTGCTGCAGTAGGTGTAGGTTTCTTTGCTATCGCTTGGGTTTTTAACGCGTTGAAAGGGCGAGTGTAG
- the ettA gene encoding energy-dependent translational throttle protein EttA, with amino-acid sequence MSDDKQVIFSMSGLSKTYQSTGKQVLKNIHLSFFYGAKIGILGLNGSGKSTLMKIIAGIEKNYQGDIHFLPGYNVGYLEQEPQLDDSKTVMEIVREGVAETVAILDEYNKINDDFGLEEVYSDADKMEKLMNRQAELQDKIDATNAWELDTKLEIAMDALRTPPGDASIKNLSGGEKRRVALCRLLLQQPEILLLDEPTNHLDAESVLWLEQHLAQYKGTVIAVTHDRYFLDNVAGWILELDRGEGIPWKGNYSSWLEQKGDRLRKEEKTESKRQKTLQRELDWVRQGAKGRQSKQKARLNNYDKLLNEDQKQKEEKLEIYIPNGPRLGTNVIEAKGVSKAFGDKLLYEDLNFVLPQNGIVGIIGPNGAGKTTIFKMIMGQEQPDKGSFTVGETVKLAYVDQSHSDIDPDKSIWENFADGQDMVMMAGRMVNSRAYLSRFNFSGSEQNKKVSTLSGGERNRLHLAMTLKEEGNVLLLDEPTNDLDVNTLRALEEGLDNFAGCAVIISHDRWFLDRVCTHIIAFEGDSQIYSFEGSFTEYEENKKKRLGDVTPKRIRYKKLIRD; translated from the coding sequence ATGAGCGATGATAAACAAGTAATATTTTCCATGTCAGGTCTTTCAAAGACTTATCAAAGTACAGGGAAACAGGTTCTTAAGAATATACACTTAAGTTTTTTCTATGGGGCAAAAATAGGAATACTAGGTCTTAACGGATCTGGTAAATCTACGTTGATGAAAATCATTGCTGGTATTGAAAAGAATTATCAAGGAGATATTCATTTCTTACCAGGTTATAATGTAGGTTATCTCGAGCAAGAGCCACAACTAGATGACTCTAAAACAGTAATGGAAATCGTGCGCGAAGGTGTTGCAGAGACTGTTGCTATTCTAGATGAGTATAATAAAATTAACGATGATTTTGGTCTAGAAGAAGTGTACTCAGACGCAGATAAGATGGAGAAACTAATGAACCGTCAAGCAGAGCTGCAAGATAAGATAGATGCGACAAACGCCTGGGAACTAGATACTAAACTAGAAATTGCCATGGATGCCCTGCGCACACCACCTGGAGACGCTAGTATTAAGAATTTATCTGGTGGAGAGAAACGTCGTGTAGCGCTATGTCGTTTATTACTTCAACAACCAGAGATTTTATTATTAGATGAGCCTACTAACCACCTCGACGCAGAGTCTGTTTTATGGTTAGAACAACACCTTGCACAATATAAAGGAACGGTAATCGCTGTAACGCACGATAGATATTTCTTAGATAACGTTGCAGGTTGGATTCTAGAACTGGATCGTGGAGAAGGAATTCCATGGAAAGGAAATTACTCTAGCTGGTTAGAGCAAAAAGGTGACCGTTTAAGAAAAGAAGAAAAAACAGAATCTAAACGTCAAAAAACATTGCAGCGTGAGCTGGATTGGGTACGTCAAGGTGCAAAAGGTAGACAGTCTAAACAAAAGGCACGTTTAAATAACTATGATAAGTTATTGAATGAAGATCAAAAACAAAAAGAGGAAAAGCTAGAGATTTATATACCTAATGGACCACGTCTAGGTACTAATGTAATTGAGGCAAAAGGAGTGAGTAAGGCCTTTGGCGATAAGTTACTTTATGAAGACTTAAATTTTGTGTTACCACAAAATGGTATTGTAGGTATCATAGGTCCCAATGGTGCTGGTAAAACAACCATTTTCAAAATGATTATGGGGCAAGAGCAACCAGATAAAGGATCATTTACAGTAGGTGAAACTGTTAAGCTGGCTTATGTAGATCAATCACACAGCGATATCGATCCAGATAAATCAATATGGGAAAACTTTGCAGATGGCCAAGACATGGTAATGATGGCGGGACGTATGGTTAACTCTAGAGCTTACCTAAGTCGTTTTAACTTTTCAGGATCTGAGCAAAATAAGAAGGTTTCTACGCTTTCTGGTGGTGAACGCAACCGTTTACATCTAGCGATGACTCTTAAAGAAGAAGGAAACGTATTATTACTCGATGAGCCTACTAACGATCTAGATGTAAATACACTACGTGCACTAGAAGAAGGACTTGATAACTTTGCAGGTTGTGCGGTTATTATTTCTCACGACAGGTGGTTTTTAGATAGAGTATGTACACATATCATCGCATTTGAAGGTGACTCTCAGATCTATTCTTTTGAAGGGAGTTTTACGGAATATGAAGAAAATAAGAAAAAACGATTAGGTGATGTAACGCCTAAGAGAATACGTTATAAGAAATTAATTAGAGACTAG